DNA from Nocardioides seonyuensis:
GCGGAACGTCGCGCACCTCCGAAGTGACCACAAACCACCAGGAGCCCGCCATGACCACACAGAGCAAGACAGCCCGCGTCCCCAAGCAGCGCGTCACGCCCGTCTACCTCACCCTCGATGAGGCCGCCGACTTGATGTCGTTGAGCAAGAAGACGATCCGCCGGCGGATCAGCGACGGCACGATTCCGGCCTACAAGTGCGGTCGTCGGCATATCCGGATCCGTCTCGACGAGCTCGAAGATGCGCTCCGCCGCATCCCGACCACGCACCGCGAGGACGCGTCTTAATGGACGGCTCGCCGGATCTGAGGACTACGTAGGGACTACGAGGACCAAATCAGAACCGCCTCTGATCTGCTGTCTTCGCAGGTCAAAGGCGGTTTTCTGCTCGGTGGGCGATACTGGGTTCGAACCAGTGACCTCTTCGGTGTGAACGAAGCGCGCTACCACTGCGCCAATCGCCCGAGTCCGTCGGGAACCTTAACGCACCGGTCCGCGAGAGGGGGAATCGGCTCCCTCACCCGCGATCTCGCGGTTGAGAGCCTCCAGCGCCTCGGGGCGTCCGTGGAAGCGGCGGTAGCTGTAGATGATCAGCGCCACGGCGATGACGGCGGAGCCGACCTGGGTGACACCGGTCCAGACACCTCCCGGAAGCCAGAGCGCGGCGTCGAGCGGCCACCAGTCCGGCGCGGGCGGGTACATGATCCACAGGACGCCGCAGGCGGCGAGCGCTGCAGCGCTCAGGACGGAGGCGATGATGCGTGGCCACGTGGCCACGCTCTCAGCCGCTCCTCGCAGTGCGCGGAGACGAATTGGCTCGACTCTGCGATCAGCCCACTCATATTGCTGCGAAAGCAGGGCAAGTGCGGCAAAGATACAGAGGAGACCCGGGCCGGGGAGCACCAGAGCGGCGATCCCGACGAGGAGCAGCACCCAGCCCAGCGTCTCGAGAACGATCCGCTTGGCGGCTCCGGTCATGACCAGACCCTAGCGACGTCATACAACGTGGCGAAACAGGGATTTGGTCTAGACCAGCAGTAGCAGTTTCGATATCGCGTCATGGCGCGGCCCCGGCGGCGTCTTGTGGGTGAACTGCCCGAAAGGTTCTGGAGGACCAAGGATGAACATGTTCGGAAGCGGACGCACCGTCGCCGACGTTGCCGTCGACATCACGGTCGAGTGCGTGGACCAGAATGGTCAGCGCCACGAGATCGACACGGTGCTCGGCTACCGGCGAACCGATCCCTACGCGGTGTCGATGACCTTCGTCACCGGCGACGGCAGCCTCGTGTGGACCTTCGGCCGGGACCTCCTCTCGCGCGGCACCCTCGCCCCGAACGGAGACGGCGACGTCGCAGTCTTCCCCGGGATCGACGGCCACGGCCGTGCCGTGGTCAACATCGAGCTCAGCTCCCCCGACGGCCACCTCCTCCTGGAGGCGCGCGCCGAGAGCGTCGCCGAGTTCATCAGCCGGACGACCGAGGTCGTTCCCGAGGGGCACGAGTCCGAGCACCTCGACGTCGACCAGCTGATCGCCGAGCTCCTCGCCTCCTGACCCCCCTTCAGCTCCCGCGCTGGGACACCCAGCTCGCGTGTAGCCCCGCGTAGACGCTGCCCCCGTGGGTGAGCAGCTCTGCGTGGGGACCACGCTGCACCACCCGCCCGCGGTCGACCACGATCACCTCGTCGGCCTTCTCCGCGGTCGAGAGCCGGTGGGCGATCGTCACCGAGGTCCTCGACTGCATCAGCCGCTCCATGGCCAGGCCGATCTGCATCTCGAGACGCGGGTCCACCGCGCTCGTCGCCTCGTCGAGCACCAGCAGGTCCGGGTCGGCCAGGTGCGCCCGCAGCAGCGCCACCAGCTGCCGCTCCCCCGCTGACAGCGACTCACCACGCTGTCCCACGCGCGTCCGCAGCCCGCGTGGCAGCCCCTCCAGCCACTCAGAGAGCCCCAGCTCCTGCGCCGAGGTGTGGATCTCCTCGTCGGTCGCGTCGAGCTTGCCGTAGCGCACGTTGGCCGCGATGGTGTCGTCGAAGAGGAACCCCTCCTGGGGGACGAGCACCACGCTCCTGCGGAGCGAGGCGGCGTCGATGGTGCGCACGTCGACCCCGTCGAGCAGGACCGCACCCTCGGTGGGGTCCATCAGGCGTGTCAACAGCTTGGCGAAGGTCGACTTCCCGGAGCCCGTCTCCCCCACGATCGCCACCCGCGTGCCGGCGTCGATGTGGAGGTCGACGTCGATGAGCACGGGCGGACCCGCGGGGTAGGCGAAGGTCACGTGGTCGAAGGTCACGTCGATCGGTCCGCTCGGCAGCTCGACGCCCCCGGGACCGGGATCGACGAGGTCGGCAGGCGTCTCGAGGATGCCGAGGGTACGACGCCAGCTCGAGATGGCGTTCTGGGCGTCGGTGAGGATCTGGGTGCCCATCTGCACCGGACCCACGAACAGCGACACCAGGAACGCGAAGGCGAGCACCTTGCCGGGAGTCATGTCGGAGGTGAAGCCCAGCAGGATCCCGATCACGATCACGCCGGCGTTCGCGAGCCCCGCCGAGATGCCGCCGAGCGAGAACGACACCACCGTGTAGGTCTGGGCGTGCGTGTAGGCGGCCTGCCAGTCGTCGATCGCGGTGTCGATGCGCTCCTGGGTGCGCTCCTGCACGCCGTAGGACCGCACCACTGCCGCGCCGACCACCGGCTCGGAGATCGCGCCGAGCAGCACGCCGACCTGGTGTCGTACGACGGTGTAGGCCTGGGACAGCTTCTTCTGGAAGTAGCGGATCGACAGGAACAGCGGGGCGAAGCACAACCAGACGACCGCCGCGAGCTCCCAGCTGTAGACCAGCATCAGGACGGTGGCGACGAGGATCTGGCCCACGCTGACCACGAAGATCAGTCCTCCGAAGACGAGGAACTGGCTCACCTGGTCGACGTCGGTGGTGACCCGCGAGACGAGGGCCCCGCGCCGCTCGGTGTTCTGCGTGAGCAGCGGGAGGTCGTGGACGTGCCGGAACGCGCGGGTGCGCAGGGTGGCCAGGCCACGCTCGGAGGCGGTGAACAGCCGACTGGTCATGGCGTACGACGCCACGCTGGTCACCACGATCGCCACGAAGGCAGCGAGACCCATCCACAGCACGAAGCCCAACCGAGGGCCGTCCGGGCCGTTGAGTCCCCGGTCCAGGGTCTGCTGCACCGCGATCGGGACCACGACCTGCCCGCACGAGGCGATGACCGCGAGCAGGAGCGTCAAGCCCAGACCCTCGCGGATCTCGGGCGAGTAGCGCATGCCCAGGCGGATGGTCTCCAGCGGCTGGATGTTCTCGCCGGTGTCCATGGTGGTGCCTGCAGTGGGATCACTCATGGGTCTCCACCTCGTAGGCGTTGACCAGGCGGGCGTAGTCGGGGCTACCGGCGAGGAGCTCGGCGTGGGTGCCCCGGCCCACGATGCGCCCCTGGTCGAGGTGCACCACCTCGTCGGCGAGCGAGATGGTCGCCTTGCGGTAGGC
Protein-coding regions in this window:
- a CDS encoding ABC transporter ATP-binding protein, translated to MSDPTAGTTMDTGENIQPLETIRLGMRYSPEIREGLGLTLLLAVIASCGQVVVPIAVQQTLDRGLNGPDGPRLGFVLWMGLAAFVAIVVTSVASYAMTSRLFTASERGLATLRTRAFRHVHDLPLLTQNTERRGALVSRVTTDVDQVSQFLVFGGLIFVVSVGQILVATVLMLVYSWELAAVVWLCFAPLFLSIRYFQKKLSQAYTVVRHQVGVLLGAISEPVVGAAVVRSYGVQERTQERIDTAIDDWQAAYTHAQTYTVVSFSLGGISAGLANAGVIVIGILLGFTSDMTPGKVLAFAFLVSLFVGPVQMGTQILTDAQNAISSWRRTLGILETPADLVDPGPGGVELPSGPIDVTFDHVTFAYPAGPPVLIDVDLHIDAGTRVAIVGETGSGKSTFAKLLTRLMDPTEGAVLLDGVDVRTIDAASLRRSVVLVPQEGFLFDDTIAANVRYGKLDATDEEIHTSAQELGLSEWLEGLPRGLRTRVGQRGESLSAGERQLVALLRAHLADPDLLVLDEATSAVDPRLEMQIGLAMERLMQSRTSVTIAHRLSTAEKADEVIVVDRGRVVQRGPHAELLTHGGSVYAGLHASWVSQRGS
- a CDS encoding PGPGW domain-containing protein — its product is MTGAAKRIVLETLGWVLLLVGIAALVLPGPGLLCIFAALALLSQQYEWADRRVEPIRLRALRGAAESVATWPRIIASVLSAAALAACGVLWIMYPPAPDWWPLDAALWLPGGVWTGVTQVGSAVIAVALIIYSYRRFHGRPEALEALNREIAGEGADSPSRGPVR
- a CDS encoding SsgA family sporulation/cell division regulator — translated: MFGSGRTVADVAVDITVECVDQNGQRHEIDTVLGYRRTDPYAVSMTFVTGDGSLVWTFGRDLLSRGTLAPNGDGDVAVFPGIDGHGRAVVNIELSSPDGHLLLEARAESVAEFISRTTEVVPEGHESEHLDVDQLIAELLAS
- a CDS encoding helix-turn-helix domain-containing protein, coding for MTTQSKTARVPKQRVTPVYLTLDEAADLMSLSKKTIRRRISDGTIPAYKCGRRHIRIRLDELEDALRRIPTTHREDAS